The following nucleotide sequence is from Echeneis naucrates chromosome 5, fEcheNa1.1, whole genome shotgun sequence.
ctagcTGTCAGTTGACCCGCCGTCCTCTCTGAGCGGTCTCACTCTTTCCACTTCAGACTgatattatgaaaatgtgtattGCAGCTTCTGCACCCCCGGTTAGGTTACCGTAATATTGGCCTGCCCCCCCAGTTCTTAACCCTGCTGGGAGAGGCggtcccccccctcctcctcctcctcctctcccggCCCTCCCCTCTCTTACCTCTGAATTTCAGTTCGTGCTGAGGCTCCAGGAGCAGAACCTGTTCCGGCCTGGCCATATCCCAACAGCTGGAGCGGGCTTATCGCGCTGCAACCAGTTCCCGTCGGCTTTCcccccctctctgctctccgACGTTTTGTTTTGAGCGCGGCAGCGTCCGCAGGAGTTATTCTATCAATGAATTAGCGGGTTGGATGTCCTGGtacttgtctctctctcccccccccacGTTGGTCGGCGGTGCTACTCGAGCTGCTAACGGCTGTTGTGATGCAGCAGGAAGGGAGTGAGAGACAGCCCGGTGACGTCACTGCCTCtgcagcgagagagagagagagagggggagagagagagagggagagagagagggggggggcttTCAAAAGTGTACTTACTTGGGTTCATTATCATTACTCATTCACCCTAGCTCCCACTCTGTCATGTCAGGTGTAGTTATGAATCCTTaattattgtgtgtttaaaggTTAACAGCCCTATTTCCCATCAACCGTGCACATTTATTTGGAGAGTAAAAACTACCAACAGAGACAAGGAGGACAAGGGGTAGCGCATGGTTCTGCATCTCATGGATCACACTCAGAGAGGCTATATTCACCAAACTGGCAACTTATCTAAGATGTGTGGAACAAGGTATCCTGCCAAGTAATTTAAAAACACTAAGTGTACTGAGGAGAGTTGGTGATGTTTTGAAGACACATTAGCCCTACCAAATATAGATTTCATTTAAGCTTTTTCATCTTATGCACTTCGTAGAAACAATTTTACTTTCCCCACTCTTCTTACAGAAGAGGAGTGGAGAGGTTATCAAAAAAAGTACTGCCTTCTCAGCACAATTCAAAATGGAGTGAAAATCCCTCTGCCAGTCAAATGCACATCTCAAGTGTCATATTCACATATATATTTAGGTGGTTGGTGGCCAGCTGACTAACACAGCCAATCACAAACAACATTGTCACTGTATCCCCAAGGAAAAAGTtaataatcacacacactctggggCCTAACTCCAGGCAGtgcaaaattacacacacatacacacactgcatgtAAGACAAGAAGAGAGGGGGCAGCTTTGTCAGCTTTTTATGAGTAAACAATTGACAATTCCCTTTTTACACATTCAGAAATACaatgcaaacaaatgttttcaggcaACATAGTAAAAAGCTAAATATGGTAACTACAGTGCTGATGGTAATACTGCAAATGATGAACAAATATATTGTGGTCACACAACTGGCTTGGAATAGAATATAGTCATTGACCTGTGTGCAATTTGATGGTATTTATCTATGGtgaaaaatatacacaatataGATTAATCACATTCCCAGGGCCAGCCCAAGACTAATGGTATTCTTCAATGCAAAACTGCTACACACATTCCATGCCTTCAAATCAGGGAAAAACATGTATCATTATAATAtaacttcaaatatttttaggCATATTATGTGATTAGTACATTAAACCATTATATTacatcaacaataaaaaaaaggataataatGTATGATGTAGTTTTAACATTATTCTGCATCACATTCTCTGTAACATTAAGAACTGAGCAAACAGTCACAACCCAAAACCGCATCATGGGACATTAAGAAAGTCTGAAACATTTACAAGAATGTTTCATCAAGTTATTTCACAGAAATATTaacagactgcagacagagTGTTAGTTAGAAATAAGAGCGGATTAATATGAACAGCCAGTCAAAGTGCAGCTGTCCAAGTACCAGAGTAATTCCCTTCTTAATATGATTGCTGAACTTTAATGAAGACGAGCTTGAGCTGGCATAATGATATTGTGCCAGGTGAATTATCCAAGACAACAGAATGAATTAAAAGTTTAGGTTTTGAGATATGATTCCACTCCAGGTTTTCCAGGGAGTTGGTTAGCCCCATTGCACTTCTCATTTTGATCATGTCTGAGCAAAACTGACATCAAATAAGCGTAAAATTATGTCAAAAGAAACCTTAGAAACCTAACCATTATTGTCTGATGGAGACTGTTGACGGAAGTGGAGGTTTCGCTGTGTGAATGTATTACTCTGTAGCTGTTTTCTCAGATTAGGTCACATTTTACCTTTGTCATAATAACTACTATTGCACTCCATTGGAAAACTCCTGAAAAATAGGCAACGCTGCTTAGCACAGTACTCATCAATAACATCTGCATTTAAGATCCTCAAAGGCAAATAAAGTTTTGcattgacagaaaacacacaattcatatttattaatttgcaGATGGCAGTCTAATTAAGACCACATCTGTATTTTTGGCAACTTTGAAAATAGGTCTGGAGGCTGGATAGGCTCAGCATGAATTACACCAGGTCCATAAGCCAGTTTAGGCTTGTGGATCAATTGCTAGTACAGTTCCATTAAACTATCTTAAGAAGTAAATAAGACTGCACTATGGTGGGGTAAAGATCAATGACGcataagtattttttttatatatatatatatatatatgggatGTGATGCTAGAGCTTAGTGAAAGCTGTAATATACTGTATCATAATTGGAATCTGGCCCTTTAGTAACAGCTTGGAACAAGACAGAAGAAGTAAGAGGAAGGAGAGTCATAAAGCAGATCTTGGAACAATTCATAGCAGAATGGAGAGTAAGGGTCATTAAGGGGTCACCATGTCAATACAATGCCATCTCCAACTACAACAAATGATGACAAGAGATTAAAGCTCTAAAATCCGAGTTTCCCCCGAATTAGGTTGTTTTCATCACAGGCTTGGTAGTAAAAACTTCATAACTTCATATGTCTGAGCCAGTGCTGATTATATGGTGGGCGGGGAGAGGGGTTatacatgaaataattaaaagaatcTGGCAAgacctcacaaaaaaaaaaaaaaaaaactgcctccCTTGTAAAACTGCTGTTAAGTAGCAGGAAAGGACTGAAGAGAGCCGAGTTCACCAGTGAGCAGTTAAAATGAGATTAGAGAAAAATGCTGCTAAAGTAATACTTGGAAACAACTGGCAGGATGCTATGTGTACTAAAGGGTTCTTTATATACCCAAGTCTGTTCATAGATCTTCTGCAATCAGTGGAAATGTGGAACACATGAGAGGAGTTGGAACTGTTCTCATGTAATCAACTTTAAGAGTACCATTAGAGTCAGCAGTTTCTGCCCTGATTGAAGCACTGACATGAGGGGATGTGGACAATTAGGTCACTCTTATGACAGAAATAATACAAGAGATTTGAGAACAGCCATGATCATAATATGTTTCtaaacaaaaaagggaaataacaACAGTTTGTAATTAAAAGAATAGTTTGTGTCATATGCTTTATGTTCGAGAGTTCAATGATAACAAAACCCCTTCAAATGTGATGTGATTAAATAGGACAACCAGTAGCTGGTTATCTTGGCCTTCCATTATATACTAGGTTAGCATAACTCCGCCTTCATCTTTAGTTATGCTAACCAACTGCAGACTCCAATGATATAATTACCTTACAGACATAAGAGGCTACTTTGCAAACATGCTCTCATTCTTAGCAAAAATGCAACTATTCCATCATTATAAAGGCAGTTGATTCCCACACCTTTCATTTCCCCATATTTGACAGTGAGATTGTGATTTAcctctaaaaataaatttgttattttgcaTTGATGACAAGCGAAATCACTCAGTGTATTTATAATCAAGCATGCACCATTCCTCGTGAGTTCATCCTTTCAACAACATTGAGATGAGCGATTGGTAGATACACTGATAATTAGCAGAAATGTATGATTAACGAGAGACACATTAGCTATAAAAGTAGAGACTTCACATACTTGATAAAGGTGAGAAGAGgtcttcaaaagaaaaaatgtcaataatcaaaataatttggTGAGGATTTAACAAATTGTCTGGCTTCTTTTTCGTTGAAAGAAAATCGATTTCTACCAATTTAAAGTACAAATGACTTCTGAATGAATCTGATGAATCTCTGGCTCTAAGTTCCTCTGATCATCCTTGGGCTATAATAAATGAAAGAGTGGTGTGCATTATAGAAGCAAAACTATCTGTATTGGGATCTTTCACAGACACATGAATGTATTTATAGAAGCATTTTTGCCAATGCTCAGTGAACAGGAAGCACTTCTCCTGCCTGAAACTTTCAGAGGATACAGGATGATTTGCTCAGGTgctgtaaaaatacatttgctaCTATTATCTGATGCACAAAGGCATCAGTGGTAGCAAAACTTTTGAGGAGGCTGAAGCTGGCCAGGGATACAGAATAAGCGAAGGTCGGGTCAGAGGTCACGTGGGGACAATCAGTGGCATCATCAGCAGCACGTCCTGCGAGACTCTGATGCCTGACGTCCCAGCTTGAAACTTTTTCCTGAAGCTCCTCCTGCTGCATCTGCAACAGGGATGCGCCTACCTGTGAGACACAAGTGCGTACATAGATAATGTTTCCAAGCCTTGAGCTTCAATTCTATCTATTTTATACCATTTTCAATATCGATATTAGAATGACATCACAATTTGTCATTGAACTGCTCATCAGTAATTCAAGACTCCAAAGAAATACTATAAACACTTGGCACAAAAGGAAATGTAACCATAGAATTTTAATGTTAACATGATTTTTGTAGACTGATTACTAAACTTACTAAAAATATACGATATGGATCAGCATGAAGCACATACTATATGCAAGTATTGTGTAATAGGAAAGGGATGgagttcttgtttttaaaagacAACTCAAGCCTATCAGTTGCCCCTGCTGGTGTATCGGCTGTTCATGCACCAGTCTCTGCAGATTTTTGTTCTAAACTTAAGGTCTGTGATTAAGTGCTCCAGGAATATCTGTAGTTATACCCACTAATAAAGAGTTTACctgcaaaagaagaaaacaattgTTTATGCTGAACAGTGATTAATTAGTACTGTAAAAATATCGCACAGGTCAATAGGAACCTTATGAGGTGGCGCTCAATGGCACACTCACTTATCTCTATAAAGACCTCATTGATGTTAATGGCGTTCTTGGCGCTGGTTTCTACAAAGATGGCATGGATAGAGTCAGCATAGTCCTTGGCATCTTTCTCGGTTACCTCCCTGTGAATACAAGAGGTAGTTCAAAGTTATTATGAATTATGCAGGCATAACCTGTTATCAGATTATTGTTTCTCTACAGTGATTATGTGGAAAATTACCTAATttcacagatgatgatgatatggaGGATAATGAAAAACGTATTTTACGATTCATCCTTTACCACTGAATATGAAAACCTATTTTTCCAATCAACAAACTACAACTTACAGCAAGCCAATAGTCatgatgattaaaaattaaaaattaaaacaaatcatctTGAAGTTATTATTTTATGTCCTATTTTTCACCAGCTTATTTTTCACTGAATTCAAcgtcttataaaaaaaaaaaatttctcaAGTTGTCAGTGAGATGGTCCAATCATACTGCTAAATATCAATATACAATTGAACTCACCTGGCATCGGACAGGTCACATTTATTGCCAGCAATAGCAACCACTATGTTTGGTGGACCATGCTGGCGCAGCTCCTTTACCCAGTTCTTCAGTGTTTGGAAGGACTCCTGGTGATACAAGGAAACAAAATTTTTCACTAAGGGCaccaaaaaacagacagaacataGTCCATCTGGTGAAAGTTTAAACAAACACTTTGCAATATGGGGGTAATGCTTATTTGCTCTATTACAGAGAGTTAACTGGGAATATGAAAATCACTTCAAGAGCTTTAATGTGAACatgaatttgaattaattaaCCATTAACCATTTCACCTTGCTTAGAATAAAGTCTGCAATCAAGGGTAAATAGTTAGCCTGTCTATGGTCAGAAGTAATAAAATCTGCCCTCATTACTAGAGTAGTTTGTTTAATTGATACAAAAACAGATGTGTAAAATTACAATTGAGGTTATGGACAGGAATGTTTCTTTATAAACCTGTGAAATGGTTGACCTCCACTAAAAGcccaaatttaaaattttcagcaTAAGAATAAATTGTCAAACTCCAAATGCACCAAATTCAGACACGCCAAAGCCATAATcgaacaataataatattaagcaAGAACCTCAGGAGAAAAAGTAAACAATACCTCTTTTGTAATGTCATAAACAATGATGGCTGCTGCTGAACCTCTGTAGTACATCGGTGCCAGCGCACGAAACTataaaaaggcagagaaagaaaggaagtgaTGAGTAATGTCCTGTAGTAAATCTGCGAAAGAAGAGACACATCAGGAATTTCAAAAACACTTCCCTCAAAGACAATCTATTGTGACTCATCTTTGAAGAATGATTatcttgatttatttccaatttgAATTTTTTGGAGAGCACTAAAATATAATCTCTGTGGAATTGCATGATATATTTTTATACTCCATAGATCAGGAAGCAGTTTCAAGGCTTTTCACAGACTGATGCTAATCCATTACTTAGACACGGACTGTGGTGATCACACGCACTGTGTTTCACTCGAGTTAATAACTGCAAATAAGCGaaacaaaaaatatgcaaaaaaaaaaaaaagacaccaagCACCATTTTACAAAACCAGAGGTCTGGTGTTCTGAGCCTATAAGCCatgcagttttgtttaaaaatgaagtaTGGTGAGTCTTTCCACCAAGACCTCACATGTGGGAGCCATCAAGAGAAAGATGAGCAGAATGTGTCAAAATCTGTTAGCGTTCTGATATTTATGGAAGACTATACATCTGATCTCAGCCCAATACAACACAAAGCCCAGCATAATCAGAACAATGTGTGCTAAAATGTCTGCGTCCATAGCTGCCTGGGAGGGTGGGGGCTCTCTACTTAGGCGGGTTTTGGTATTTCTTCTGGTAAAATACTTCCCATTGAACAGTGAAGGGGGCTACAACAATTAGCCTACTAAAAtagtattttattattcaaataaCCAGACCATTCTTTTAACAGTAGTGATTACTAAGACAACTGTGATTATTCACTCAAatattcaaacacaaatatttaagaattgtatatattttctGCTACTTCATTGCATTTACCTGACAGTTCCAGCTACTAGTTGTTTTACCGATTTGTAAGACATTTGATCTGTATATGAACATAATATTATGAATGAGGCATTAAGGTCAGTATTTATATGATtattatatactatatataatatcataaataaatttatattaatatagCTTTTAAATAAGCCATTCTGCTGtatgatatttatatttgtgataCTTTCCTTTCAAAATACACATACAACTTAATGTACTTTTAAACCACAGTATGACTTTTTCTGTCTAACTcctaataataacaacaaacctTGATGCAATTTGCTTAGTTatgtcttattttatttgctgcttCTGAAACATATAGCATATATGCATATAGAAGGCTGAAACAGGGCTCTTAACAGGCTAATAAAACCATATTTCATGTAATAACTGATGAAACTTATTTCAAAACAATCAATCCATCTCTTGCTTTAAAATCGACCTTCACTTGGAATAACCCTGCCTTCCCGCCAACTCTATTTTCCTTTACAATACGATGGAATAAAATATCCATCTTGGAGTGACACTGTTACctcaggaaaacacacattccACATAATTATAGTTGTTACTGGCCCCAAGTCCACCAACGGGTATCCAACTTGGGATATTTGGCAGAGGCACTAAAAAGAGTCTGTTTCATTGGCCAGTGACGGGCTGCATCATCGCCAGTCCTGTGTGGTCTTGCTGTGCCTTAACCCAAAAAGCAATCACAGCAAGACCAGACATCTGGCCACACAGCAGCCGAGAAAACAGCCCTAGTGATGCCCTGTGAGTCCTGATTAATTGCTGAAACCATTAGCTGAGTTcataaggggggaaaaaaccctTCTCTTCCAGTAGGAAGCAAGGTTTGCT
It contains:
- the rab22a gene encoding ras-related protein Rab-22A isoform X2, translating into MALRELKVCLLGDTGVGKSSIVWRFVEDSFDPNINPTIGASFMTKTVQYQNELHKFLIWDTAGQERFRALAPMYYRGSAAAIIVYDITKEESFQTLKNWVKELRQHGPPNIVVAIAGNKCDLSDAREVTEKDAKDYADSIHAIFVETSAKNAININEVFIEISERIPVADAAGGASGKSFKLGRQASESRRTCC
- the rab22a gene encoding ras-related protein Rab-22A isoform X1 encodes the protein MALRELKVCLLGDTGVGKSSIVWRFVEDSFDPNINPTIGASFMTKTVQYQNELHKFLIWDTAGQERFRALAPMYYRGSAAAIIVYDITKEESFQTLKNWVKELRQHGPPNIVVAIAGNKCDLSDAREVTEKDAKDYADSIHAIFVETSAKNAININEVFIEISRRIPVADAAGGASGKSFKLGRQASESRRTCC